CTGGCCCGACAGCCCCGAGTGGAGCTATCGCGCGGCCGGCGTGATCGCCGGCTGCTGCCTGCTCAACCTGGTGCTGTACCTGCATGCGCTCTCGCACGGCGGGCCGGTGCGGCCGCCGGGCTTCCGCGGCCTGGTGGCGCTGACCGCGGTGCAGGCGCTCGTGGTCGTCGGCGCGCTCGTCGGGCCCTATGGCGCCTTCGCGCAGGCCGGGATCTTCAGCGCACTGGCGCTGGTGCTGGCGCTCACGGTCAGCAGCTTCTTCTACATGCGCAGCGCGGGGCCGGGCGGCCGGCTGGCCTACCCGGTCATGGTGATCGTGGCCCTGGGCGTGGGCCTGCGGCTGACCGAGCTCGCGACGCCGGAACGCATGCCGCCGGGGTTCGACGCCTACGTGCTGGGCTTTCCGGGCCTGCTGGTGGGGCTGGTGGCGCTGGCCGCGTGGACGCACCATCTCTCGCGCCAGCGCCTGGAGGCCCAGCGCAAGCTGGTGCAGTGGCAGGCGCACGAGCAGCAGCGGCTGCAGGACGAGGTGAAGCGCAAGACGCGCGCGCTGAATGCGGCGCTGGAACAGGCCGAGCACCGCGCGCGCGAGCAGACCCGGCTCATGGCCTACATCAGCCACGACCTGCGCGCGCCGCTCGCCACCATCATGGGCCACGCACGCCTGCTGCGCGCCGAGCTGGGCGCCGCGCCGGCGCGGCTCGGGTCCATCGAGCGCAGCGCGCGCTACCAGCTCGCGCTGGTCGACGACCTGCTCGAATACGCCAGGGGCGAGCTGCTGCCGCTGGCCCTCGATCCCCGGCCGGTGCGGCTGCCCGCGCTGATCGAGGACATCGCGCAGTACGCCGCCGCGCTCGCGCAGCGGCAGAACAACCGCTTCCTGCTCGAAGTGCGCGGCGCGCTGCCGCCGGCCGTGCAGCTGGACAGCAAGCGCTTCCAGCAACTGCTGCTGAACCTGCTGTCGAACGCGGCCAAGTTCACGCGCGACGGCCAGATGGGCCTGCGCGTGACGCCGCGGCCCGCGGGCAGCCAGTGGAAGCTGGACGTCGAGGTCTGGGACAGCGGCATCGGCATCGACAAGAAGGACCAGCGGCGCGTGTTCCGCGCCTTCACGCAGGCCGATCCGGCCTCCGCGGGCGTCGGGCTCGGGCTGGCGATCGCGCGGCGCATCGTCGAGCGCATGGGCGGCGAGCTGCGGCTCGACAGCCACCGGCATCTGGGCACGCGGCTGAGCTTCTCGGTCCTGGTGGCGGCCGCCGCCGAGGACGACGCCCCCGCCGCGCCGAGCGCACCCGCGGCAGCGCCGCCGCCCGCGCCGCCCGCTTCGCCGCGGCGGCATGCACAGCCCGCCCCGGCCATCGCACCGCTGCCCGCGCCCCTGCGCGAGGAACTCGAGGCGCTCGCGC
This region of Variovorax sp. TBS-050B genomic DNA includes:
- a CDS encoding ATP-binding protein, with amino-acid sequence MNTPRGRAACRAVSCLGTVLLWAACCLAAPAARAEVLRLEQAGPLPIALDDHVEVLEDRSGRMPFEAVARLASGTSDGFAPGSAARMRRGFSDSVFWLRLSLANDGDAVRPLRLVLNTPWLQSVDFHVQRSGAGAVPAGPWTQAFAGVARPTPAGSAPDRVPGIALALEPGEQARVLVRVQSRSSVRLAPLLHSADSWQASESAHALLDGLLIGGLLVLAAYSLSVWAVTRSGVLASQGLGFVLVALYEASYRGYARLWLWPDSPEWSYRAAGVIAGCCLLNLVLYLHALSHGGPVRPPGFRGLVALTAVQALVVVGALVGPYGAFAQAGIFSALALVLALTVSSFFYMRSAGPGGRLAYPVMVIVALGVGLRLTELATPERMPPGFDAYVLGFPGLLVGLVALAAWTHHLSRQRLEAQRKLVQWQAHEQQRLQDEVKRKTRALNAALEQAEHRAREQTRLMAYISHDLRAPLATIMGHARLLRAELGAAPARLGSIERSARYQLALVDDLLEYARGELLPLALDPRPVRLPALIEDIAQYAAALAQRQNNRFLLEVRGALPPAVQLDSKRFQQLLLNLLSNAAKFTRDGQMGLRVTPRPAGSQWKLDVEVWDSGIGIDKKDQRRVFRAFTQADPASAGVGLGLAIARRIVERMGGELRLDSHRHLGTRLSFSVLVAAAAEDDAPAAPSAPAAAPPPAPPASPRRHAQPAPAIAPLPAPLREELEALARDGRWSDLHEWADRLAADPHHGALVKAVRQALENLDFDHIGHLARVTPSE